From one Peredibacter starrii genomic stretch:
- a CDS encoding class I SAM-dependent methyltransferase: protein MKTILERNKDAWNKQVDKKNQWTLPVSSEVIAKARQGEWSVVLTPEKPVPKEWFPSMQGLKILALASGGGQQAPIFAAAGAEVTVFDLSPNQLSQDRLVADRDNLKLRTVEGDMSDLSCFSNDSFDLIFHPCSNCFVPDVKPVWKEAFRVLKAGGTLISGFTNPVTLILDPEKEKQGIVELKHKLPYSDLTSITEEERVRLYGQDEPITFGHTLQDQIGGQIAAGFHLIGFYEDGWKSAGGINNLMDCFIATRALKPKS from the coding sequence ATGAAAACAATTTTAGAAAGAAATAAAGATGCCTGGAACAAGCAGGTTGATAAAAAAAATCAATGGACTCTTCCGGTCTCATCCGAAGTCATTGCGAAGGCCAGACAGGGCGAGTGGAGTGTTGTTTTAACTCCCGAGAAACCTGTTCCAAAGGAATGGTTTCCGTCTATGCAGGGTCTCAAAATTTTAGCATTGGCCTCAGGTGGCGGACAACAAGCTCCGATTTTTGCTGCTGCTGGAGCTGAAGTAACAGTGTTTGACCTCTCTCCGAATCAATTGTCCCAAGATCGTTTAGTTGCGGACCGTGATAATCTAAAGTTAAGGACCGTTGAGGGAGATATGAGTGATCTCTCATGTTTTTCAAACGATAGCTTTGATCTTATTTTTCATCCATGTTCGAATTGTTTTGTTCCGGACGTCAAACCTGTTTGGAAAGAGGCCTTTAGGGTTTTGAAAGCGGGTGGAACTTTGATTTCTGGTTTTACTAACCCAGTAACGCTGATACTGGATCCTGAAAAAGAAAAACAAGGCATCGTTGAACTTAAGCATAAGTTACCTTACTCGGATTTAACGAGCATCACTGAAGAAGAGCGAGTTCGTTTATACGGTCAGGATGAACCCATTACATTTGGACATACGCTACAAGATCAGATCGGTGGACAAATTGCGGCAGGATTTCATTTGATTGGGTTCTATGAAGATGGATGGAAAAGCGCTGGCGGGATCAACAATCTCATGGACTGCTTCATCGCCACCAGAGCATTAAAGCCTAAATCTTAA
- a CDS encoding translocation/assembly module TamB domain-containing protein, with translation MKKFVLYPLLSLLSLIILLVTIVGGILFFKPTLIINPKNIDFVLRKTKILKTHSWTDADITHQWIKWNERIIKGYFKNLCFEFDNDTAYLNICLSEISWNFTVTYVKGEGIKSITNSPIFVRDQFSKIVIKESKTPPPENESQPDIWGLWSMFWSPLVPDLDFVFDENELTLGKESYQFDVTVIKSPHKFHAKSLGFSLDANPEGFMLLAPSKFKIPKLKFNPPLHLYDVKLIGAVKKNGIPLDLSGGMEKILFHVTSKIELPLKDSFSSLNFRKKAILATRGDIRVPDVKQAIGRFAPSPFNVLPAPLNSMDGAINIEIVTKESEKNEEAIVTSKARIDLKSKEQVFLMDLGADLFLNLLTMRPVSVLAEIDFKKVNLALPKISKKSLPPQFTPDKRIITQKDKAKVTKKTKSQMEMTFRLEAMDEKSLHLSTNLLDQPLRLNFDLNIEEGDLKNGFVKVLPLKTKVFKRPIQIPSMQINFDAPAEPVLVGQVIFPLPEYKITMDLEGPISQPRYAFSSKPPLSRNDIYSVLLFGRPLEDLNPDDKRSASQTNQILAQGIMSLSVLYFLAGSPVEYIGYDPNSKTATAQFRLGSKSSLRVGGDSEGLNSTGIRQTIGKGWYIDTSATSTQKSSTGTTGNARDYGVMLERIISY, from the coding sequence ATGAAGAAGTTTGTCCTTTATCCTCTTTTAAGCTTATTGAGTCTCATTATTCTTTTGGTGACGATTGTGGGTGGAATTTTATTCTTCAAGCCGACACTTATCATTAATCCGAAAAACATCGATTTTGTTTTAAGAAAAACCAAAATTCTAAAAACCCATTCATGGACTGATGCGGATATTACTCACCAGTGGATCAAGTGGAACGAAAGAATCATCAAAGGTTACTTTAAGAATTTGTGTTTTGAGTTTGATAACGACACTGCCTATCTTAATATCTGTCTTTCAGAGATTTCGTGGAACTTTACTGTAACTTATGTGAAAGGCGAGGGCATAAAGAGCATTACGAATAGTCCCATTTTCGTTCGTGACCAATTCTCAAAAATTGTGATCAAAGAAAGTAAGACTCCGCCTCCAGAGAATGAATCACAACCTGACATTTGGGGCCTCTGGAGTATGTTTTGGAGTCCTTTGGTTCCAGATCTTGATTTTGTTTTTGATGAGAATGAGCTGACTTTAGGGAAAGAGAGTTATCAGTTTGATGTGACTGTAATTAAGTCTCCGCATAAGTTTCATGCAAAGAGCTTAGGGTTTTCTCTTGATGCAAATCCGGAAGGTTTCATGCTTCTCGCTCCTTCGAAATTCAAAATACCGAAACTTAAGTTCAATCCTCCTTTGCACTTGTATGATGTCAAACTCATCGGTGCCGTTAAAAAAAATGGAATTCCCTTAGATCTCAGCGGTGGCATGGAAAAGATCTTGTTTCATGTGACCTCCAAAATAGAACTTCCCCTCAAGGACTCCTTCTCAAGCTTAAACTTCAGAAAGAAGGCAATTCTTGCGACGAGAGGGGACATTCGTGTGCCGGATGTAAAACAAGCAATTGGACGTTTTGCTCCTAGTCCATTTAATGTTCTCCCTGCACCTTTAAACAGTATGGATGGGGCCATCAATATTGAGATCGTGACCAAGGAGTCTGAAAAGAATGAAGAAGCGATTGTAACTTCTAAAGCGAGGATTGATCTGAAAAGTAAGGAGCAGGTTTTTCTCATGGATCTTGGAGCTGATCTTTTTTTGAATCTTCTTACAATGAGGCCAGTTTCAGTTCTGGCCGAGATTGATTTTAAGAAAGTGAATTTGGCACTTCCTAAAATATCTAAAAAAAGTTTGCCGCCTCAATTCACCCCAGATAAGCGGATCATTACTCAAAAAGACAAAGCGAAGGTCACTAAAAAGACCAAATCTCAAATGGAAATGACTTTTAGGTTAGAGGCGATGGACGAGAAGTCCTTGCATCTGAGTACGAACCTCTTGGATCAGCCCTTACGGTTAAACTTTGATCTCAATATTGAGGAAGGGGATTTGAAGAACGGCTTTGTGAAAGTTCTCCCTTTGAAAACGAAGGTCTTCAAGCGTCCCATTCAAATTCCATCAATGCAAATCAACTTTGATGCTCCGGCCGAGCCGGTGCTCGTGGGCCAAGTGATCTTCCCTTTACCTGAATATAAAATAACGATGGATCTAGAGGGCCCCATATCCCAGCCTCGATACGCCTTCTCAAGTAAACCACCCTTGTCCCGCAATGATATTTACTCGGTTCTTTTATTCGGGCGTCCTCTGGAAGACCTGAATCCTGATGATAAACGTTCTGCAAGTCAGACCAATCAGATTCTCGCCCAGGGGATCATGTCTTTATCTGTTCTTTATTTTTTGGCAGGAAGTCCGGTTGAATATATTGGTTATGATCCAAACTCAAAAACCGCCACCGCACAGTTTCGACTGGGGTCTAAAAGCTCGCTTAGGGTGGGGGGAGATTCAGAAGGTCTAAACTCAACGGGTATCAGGCAGACGATAGGCAAAGGTTGGTATATTGATACATCAGCTACCAGTACTCAGAAGAGTAGCACGGGCACTACTGGGAATGCCCGTGACTATGGTGTCATGCTTGAAAGAATTATTTCCTACTAA
- a CDS encoding FKBP-type peptidyl-prolyl cis-trans isomerase, producing MNQNELQITDIEVGTGKEAVKGALLFVQYEGFLEDGTKFDSSIDRGRPFQFVIGTGRVIKGWDQGVMGMKVGGKRKLFVPAYLAYGERQVGAIIKPNSNLLFTVELLEVRTRDD from the coding sequence ATGAATCAAAACGAATTACAAATTACAGATATCGAAGTTGGTACCGGAAAAGAAGCAGTGAAAGGTGCTTTACTCTTTGTTCAATACGAAGGTTTTCTTGAAGACGGAACAAAGTTTGATTCATCAATTGATCGAGGTCGTCCTTTCCAGTTTGTGATTGGAACAGGTCGGGTGATTAAGGGATGGGATCAAGGGGTGATGGGAATGAAAGTCGGTGGAAAGCGTAAACTTTTTGTGCCCGCTTATCTGGCCTATGGTGAAAGACAAGTTGGTGCCATCATTAAACCCAATTCAAATTTATTATTCACTGTCGAACTTTTGGAAGTGAGAACTCGCGACGATTAA
- a CDS encoding DUF1254 domain-containing protein has protein sequence MKTILSALLLFTLANLSFAQDKVDPKLQEQNAYKAALWGMPIVSFDAMREAYQRDAKAKYNDIVYWSRPADSKLQITTPNNSTLYVYINYNLTNGPVVISVPEAKNIGLFGSMNDAWQVPLADIGPKGEDKGKGGKYLLIPPEYKGDIPVGYINVNALTMNGYAIFRVIPKSFEDKDLKKAVSLIKTVRAYPLAEAVYPPKQRYIDMAGKEFNGLVTYDSSYFTRLSRMINEENVHARDTFAMDQLKTIGIERGKNFTPDTKSEPMLTNAAKKAQQFFMTSATEMNPFFPKSHWLAPDPIGPKTGFSYMEGDKLAIESRGLVFFLACAPPKNLGAASIYVAGFKDNKDQLFMGEKNYRLHVPAKVPVNQYWSATVYDSETAGFIINSPKQTVDSFNQKLAKNADGSVDIYFGPKAPEGKMENWIYTQPGKRWFTFFRFYGPEEAIKNKSWKLPDIENVSTNLMQAEEEKP, from the coding sequence ATGAAAACGATTTTGTCTGCTTTATTGCTCTTCACCCTGGCGAATCTTTCATTCGCTCAGGACAAGGTCGATCCAAAGCTTCAGGAGCAGAATGCCTACAAGGCCGCCCTCTGGGGCATGCCTATTGTAAGTTTCGATGCCATGAGAGAGGCCTACCAACGAGATGCCAAGGCCAAATATAATGATATCGTTTATTGGTCTAGGCCAGCAGACTCAAAACTTCAAATCACAACTCCAAATAATTCCACTCTCTATGTTTACATCAACTACAACCTGACCAATGGACCAGTTGTCATCAGCGTACCAGAGGCCAAAAACATTGGTCTTTTTGGATCAATGAACGATGCCTGGCAAGTCCCACTCGCGGACATTGGCCCCAAGGGTGAAGACAAAGGAAAAGGTGGAAAATATCTTCTTATCCCGCCTGAATATAAGGGAGATATTCCAGTTGGTTATATTAACGTCAATGCGCTCACTATGAATGGTTATGCTATTTTTCGAGTGATCCCCAAGTCTTTCGAAGACAAGGACCTTAAAAAGGCAGTTAGTCTTATTAAAACCGTTCGTGCTTATCCTTTAGCAGAAGCGGTCTATCCACCAAAGCAAAGATATATTGATATGGCCGGAAAAGAATTTAATGGCCTGGTCACATATGACTCGAGCTACTTCACTCGATTATCTCGGATGATCAACGAAGAAAATGTTCATGCTCGAGATACATTTGCCATGGATCAATTGAAGACCATCGGAATTGAAAGAGGAAAAAACTTTACTCCAGACACGAAATCAGAGCCTATGCTGACAAATGCCGCTAAAAAGGCCCAGCAATTTTTTATGACATCTGCGACTGAAATGAATCCCTTTTTCCCTAAGTCACATTGGCTAGCACCAGATCCGATTGGACCGAAGACGGGCTTTAGCTATATGGAGGGAGATAAACTTGCCATTGAAAGCCGGGGATTGGTCTTTTTCCTGGCCTGTGCTCCTCCCAAAAATTTAGGAGCGGCCTCAATCTATGTGGCGGGCTTCAAAGACAACAAAGATCAGCTCTTCATGGGTGAAAAGAACTATCGCTTACATGTTCCTGCAAAAGTTCCTGTGAACCAGTATTGGTCAGCAACTGTTTATGATTCAGAGACAGCTGGATTCATTATCAACTCACCAAAGCAGACCGTAGATTCTTTTAACCAGAAGCTCGCCAAAAATGCAGATGGCTCAGTTGATATCTACTTTGGGCCAAAGGCTCCAGAAGGAAAAATGGAGAACTGGATTTACACTCAACCAGGGAAACGTTGGTTTACATTCTTCCGCTTCTACGGGCCAGAAGAAGCAATTAAGAACAAAAGCTGGAAACTACCGGATATAGAAAATGTGTCAACCAATTTAATGCAAGCCGAAGAAGAGAAACCTTAG
- a CDS encoding LysR family transcriptional regulator, with the protein MKTTIEEMQTLISIVDLGSITLAAERLEQTTSGVSRTLSRLEKKLGVTLLRRTTRKIDLTPEGENFLNHARQILQSIELAEASVNNKENAPTGILRVDSASPFVIHAITPFVQEFMKLYPGITLELYSNDRTIDLIEKRIDVAIRIGKMEDSTLTAISLGTSKRRILASPAYLKQYGTPKNLEDLEGHRLVGFTDPRHLNQWPLKTNAGPYLAKCQIGASSGETILNLAREGAGIVCLSDCMTTKDRKEGKLLQILANHTIDNRELIHAVYYKNIQVSNRVNLFIKFLKSKLKGITY; encoded by the coding sequence ATGAAAACGACCATTGAAGAGATGCAGACCCTCATTTCAATCGTGGATTTAGGATCCATTACCCTCGCGGCCGAACGATTGGAACAAACAACTTCTGGAGTCAGTCGTACTCTCTCTCGCCTTGAAAAAAAGCTCGGCGTCACTCTTCTAAGAAGGACCACCCGAAAAATCGATCTCACTCCTGAGGGAGAAAATTTTCTCAATCATGCCAGGCAAATTCTTCAATCTATAGAATTGGCAGAGGCCTCAGTAAATAACAAGGAGAACGCTCCTACGGGAATTCTCCGTGTTGATTCCGCCTCACCTTTCGTTATTCATGCTATTACTCCTTTTGTTCAGGAGTTCATGAAACTTTACCCAGGAATCACCCTGGAACTGTATAGTAATGATCGAACCATCGACCTGATTGAGAAACGAATTGATGTCGCCATTCGAATTGGAAAGATGGAAGACTCAACCTTGACTGCCATTTCTCTGGGTACAAGCAAGAGAAGAATTCTCGCGAGTCCCGCCTATCTTAAGCAATACGGGACTCCCAAAAATCTGGAAGATCTTGAAGGACACCGCTTAGTTGGTTTCACTGATCCTCGTCATCTCAATCAATGGCCCCTTAAAACAAATGCCGGTCCTTATCTCGCAAAATGCCAGATTGGTGCTTCAAGTGGTGAGACGATTTTGAATCTTGCACGTGAAGGTGCAGGGATTGTGTGTCTTTCAGATTGTATGACCACCAAAGATCGTAAAGAAGGCAAACTGCTCCAAATCCTCGCGAATCACACGATAGATAATAGAGAACTCATTCATGCAGTTTATTACAAGAATATTCAGGTCTCCAATCGTGTGAATCTCTTTATCAAATTCTTGAAATCAAAGCTCAAAGGCATCACTTACTAG
- a CDS encoding SRPBCC domain-containing protein, with protein sequence MELNFPVQAKILKPISEVFDAVYNPKKLSTYFVTGGASGPMDEGAKVMWEFADFPGAFPVYVKNVKKNEQIVFEWEANDGTGHGAGYNTTVTFDFSEVDEYSTRVKILESGWRDPDKFLNAAVGNSKGWMQMVCCLKAYVEYGINLRKGFM encoded by the coding sequence ATGGAACTCAACTTTCCTGTTCAGGCGAAAATCTTAAAACCAATCTCTGAAGTTTTTGATGCTGTTTATAATCCGAAGAAACTCTCTACCTATTTTGTTACGGGAGGGGCCAGTGGCCCAATGGATGAAGGAGCAAAAGTCATGTGGGAATTTGCAGATTTTCCTGGAGCATTTCCTGTCTATGTTAAAAACGTAAAAAAGAATGAACAGATCGTCTTTGAGTGGGAGGCCAATGATGGAACAGGACACGGTGCCGGTTATAACACCACAGTGACATTTGACTTCAGCGAGGTCGATGAATACTCGACGCGGGTAAAAATTCTAGAATCAGGATGGAGAGATCCTGATAAATTTCTTAACGCAGCAGTGGGCAATTCAAAGGGATGGATGCAAATGGTGTGCTGTTTAAAAGCATACGTCGAATATGGCATCAATCTCAGAAAAGGTTTTATGTAA
- the aqpZ gene encoding aquaporin Z, which produces MNTKKLLAEALGTAWLVFGGCGSAVLAAAFPKLGIGFHGVALAFGLTVVTMAYAIGPISGCHLNPAVTVGLAVAGRHSKAEVVPYIVAQVIGGIVGAGVLYMIASGKADFSLGGFASNGYGEHSPGGYSLLAGFLTEFVATAFFLFVILGSTDKLAPTGFAPLSIGLCLTLIHLITIPVTNTSVNPARSMGPAIFVGGWAIQQLWLFWIAPLLGAVAGSVVYKFIYTEDERTLPEKRREQARRVVPQDRVGQGI; this is translated from the coding sequence ATGAATACAAAAAAACTTTTGGCCGAGGCACTGGGTACAGCGTGGTTAGTGTTCGGCGGATGTGGCTCAGCTGTACTCGCAGCCGCCTTTCCGAAGCTTGGAATTGGATTTCATGGTGTAGCACTTGCCTTTGGTCTGACTGTTGTGACCATGGCCTACGCCATTGGACCTATTTCCGGTTGTCATTTAAACCCTGCAGTCACAGTGGGGCTGGCGGTAGCGGGAAGACATTCTAAAGCGGAAGTTGTTCCATATATCGTTGCTCAAGTTATCGGAGGGATTGTAGGAGCTGGAGTGCTCTATATGATCGCCTCGGGGAAAGCAGATTTTTCTCTCGGAGGGTTTGCATCCAATGGCTACGGAGAACACTCTCCCGGTGGATACTCATTACTCGCGGGATTCCTCACTGAGTTTGTGGCCACTGCTTTTTTTCTTTTTGTGATCCTGGGCTCAACCGATAAGCTCGCCCCAACAGGTTTTGCTCCTCTCTCCATCGGATTGTGCTTAACCCTCATTCACTTAATCACCATTCCCGTGACTAATACTTCAGTTAACCCGGCAAGAAGCATGGGTCCTGCTATCTTTGTGGGTGGCTGGGCCATTCAACAACTTTGGCTTTTCTGGATTGCTCCGCTTTTAGGTGCAGTGGCCGGATCAGTTGTTTATAAATTTATCTACACAGAAGATGAGCGAACTCTTCCTGAGAAAAGAAGAGAACAAGCTCGTAGAGTTGTTCCTCAGGACAGAGTTGGACAAGGTATTTAA
- a CDS encoding DUF885 domain-containing protein — MLKFIFLLLLVVSCSHEKSLTESDRIEKFFDSYFEEKVSRYPTWQTYLGRKTNYGLLNNETEAYELAEHQKNQEYLKTLKSFDYDKLNEAAKLSYKILQYQLNLDIEGFQWRYHAFPLNQMFGYQSEAPSFLINMHQIDNKADALAYISRMKEIKRVFSERMVFVKKQTKLGIVPPNFVFSKVIEDSKNIISEQNNPLMNDFKMKLEKLNLTGDEKVRLTADAEEALDFYVRPAYRQLISYVSELSRKYKKNNGVWALPKGKDYYNYRLRSTTTTNLTAEQIHEIGKAEVARIQKEMHVIMKQVGFKGSLQAFFKHLRGNEFAYPNTEDGRTAYLNQVNLVLTNIKTALPQLFNTFPKAELMVKPVEAYREKSAGTAFYSGPSMEGNRPGIYYVNLYKMADNPKYKLEALAYHEAIPGHHMQIAIANELEHLPKFRRDGGFTAYIEGWGLYAELLPKEIGFYQDPYSDFGRLSMEIWRAVRLVVDTGIHSKKWTREEAIHYMKSNTPSADLETVKEIERYFVMPGQATAYKVGMLKFLELREKSRKALGEKFDVRKYHDVVLRDGAIPLDIMEEQVDTWVQKELHL, encoded by the coding sequence ATGCTAAAATTCATCTTCTTATTACTCCTAGTCGTATCTTGTTCCCATGAAAAATCTCTTACAGAGTCTGATCGGATTGAAAAATTCTTTGATTCTTATTTTGAAGAGAAGGTCTCTCGCTATCCCACCTGGCAAACTTATTTGGGACGAAAAACCAATTATGGTTTACTCAATAATGAAACCGAGGCCTATGAGCTGGCCGAACATCAGAAGAACCAGGAATACCTTAAAACACTTAAGAGCTTCGATTATGATAAGCTTAATGAGGCGGCCAAGCTTAGTTACAAAATTCTTCAGTACCAATTGAACCTGGATATTGAAGGCTTTCAGTGGCGTTATCATGCTTTTCCTTTGAACCAAATGTTTGGGTATCAATCAGAGGCACCAAGTTTCTTAATTAACATGCATCAAATTGATAATAAGGCCGATGCTCTGGCCTACATTTCTCGCATGAAAGAAATTAAGCGCGTCTTCTCTGAGCGAATGGTTTTTGTGAAGAAGCAAACTAAGCTTGGAATTGTTCCGCCCAACTTTGTGTTTTCAAAAGTCATTGAAGATTCAAAGAACATCATCTCGGAGCAAAATAATCCTCTGATGAATGATTTTAAGATGAAGCTTGAAAAACTAAATCTCACGGGCGATGAGAAAGTAAGGCTTACTGCGGACGCGGAAGAGGCACTGGATTTTTATGTAAGACCGGCCTATCGTCAGCTTATCTCTTATGTATCGGAGCTCTCCAGAAAGTATAAAAAGAACAACGGAGTTTGGGCCCTTCCGAAAGGGAAGGACTATTACAACTACCGGCTTCGTTCGACAACCACGACAAATCTTACCGCAGAACAGATCCATGAAATTGGAAAGGCCGAAGTGGCACGCATTCAAAAAGAAATGCACGTCATTATGAAGCAGGTTGGTTTCAAAGGAAGTCTTCAGGCCTTCTTCAAGCATCTTCGTGGTAATGAATTCGCTTATCCGAATACGGAAGATGGTCGCACGGCTTATTTGAATCAAGTGAATCTAGTTCTGACTAATATCAAGACCGCTCTGCCTCAACTCTTTAATACCTTTCCGAAGGCCGAACTTATGGTTAAGCCTGTCGAGGCCTATCGTGAGAAGAGTGCGGGAACTGCATTTTATAGTGGTCCTTCAATGGAGGGAAATCGTCCGGGGATCTACTATGTGAATCTTTATAAGATGGCCGATAATCCAAAATATAAACTTGAGGCACTGGCCTACCATGAAGCAATTCCTGGTCACCATATGCAAATTGCCATTGCCAATGAGTTAGAGCATTTACCGAAATTCAGAAGGGACGGGGGTTTTACTGCTTATATTGAAGGATGGGGACTCTATGCTGAGCTTCTTCCAAAAGAAATTGGATTCTACCAGGACCCTTATTCTGATTTTGGACGTCTCTCGATGGAAATATGGCGAGCGGTACGTTTAGTGGTTGATACTGGTATTCATTCCAAAAAATGGACCCGCGAGGAAGCGATTCATTATATGAAGTCGAATACTCCTAGTGCGGACCTTGAAACAGTGAAAGAGATCGAACGTTATTTTGTCATGCCGGGACAGGCAACGGCCTACAAAGTCGGAATGCTTAAGTTCCTAGAGCTCAGAGAGAAATCTCGCAAAGCTCTAGGTGAAAAATTTGATGTGAGAAAATATCACGATGTTGTTCTGAGAGACGGGGCAATTCCACTTGATATAATGGAAGAGCAAGTCGATACCTGGGTTCAAAAAGAATTACATCTTTGA
- a CDS encoding SMR family transporter, giving the protein MNYILLAVAVIFEVIGTSLLKTTEGFTKVLPSIALLGCYSMAFYLMSIVVKTIPVGIVYATWSAGGIVLVSAISYFIFKQSLDLTAILGLGLIIAGVIIINVFSKAGTH; this is encoded by the coding sequence ATGAATTACATCCTACTTGCAGTGGCAGTCATCTTTGAAGTTATTGGAACATCTCTATTAAAAACCACAGAAGGTTTTACCAAGGTCCTGCCTTCCATCGCTCTCTTGGGTTGTTATTCAATGGCCTTCTACCTTATGAGTATCGTGGTTAAGACGATCCCTGTTGGCATTGTATACGCCACATGGTCAGCCGGCGGAATTGTTCTCGTATCTGCCATCTCTTACTTTATCTTTAAGCAATCTCTAGACCTTACCGCTATTTTGGGTCTGGGATTAATCATTGCCGGTGTTATTATTATCAATGTCTTCTCTAAGGCAGGCACCCATTAA
- a CDS encoding sensor histidine kinase: MKQSQKNLDFALQSGRMGTWEIDLVTNVVKCSNEMLYLWGVNSNEFDGDRSILQSRVHPDDLEKMRAAIDKAIANEVIYEMEYRIFPFPGLERWVISRGRCTFAPGTKKPIRFSGVVYDITEKKVKEEELKAAIKIRDQFLMMASHELRTPLTCMQLQLQVAEWDLKHRFPEAFTFERIETNIKKNNQHLSRITRLVDQILDESKISQGRLIMLFEHFDLSEMVVDLIEQYKVTAEFSGVEVLFSPTEKVSGMWDRFRLEQVFLNLLINGIRYGNRKPIHITVKKEGNKALLSVRDEGIGIKSEDQKRIFERFERASHDKEVNGLGLGLYIANKIVTDHGGEIRLESEFGKGSKFIVVLPL, encoded by the coding sequence ATGAAACAAAGTCAGAAGAACCTCGACTTTGCTCTTCAGTCAGGTCGGATGGGAACCTGGGAAATAGATCTCGTGACGAATGTTGTGAAGTGCTCAAACGAAATGCTCTATCTTTGGGGTGTGAACTCAAATGAATTCGATGGCGATCGCTCTATCCTTCAAAGCAGAGTACATCCTGATGATTTAGAAAAAATGAGAGCGGCCATTGATAAGGCCATCGCCAACGAAGTTATTTACGAAATGGAGTACCGAATTTTTCCCTTTCCTGGACTTGAACGTTGGGTCATCTCTCGCGGAAGATGTACTTTCGCTCCTGGAACTAAAAAGCCCATTCGTTTTTCCGGCGTGGTCTATGACATTACAGAAAAGAAAGTGAAAGAAGAAGAACTTAAGGCCGCCATTAAAATACGTGATCAGTTTCTCATGATGGCCAGTCATGAACTCAGAACACCTCTGACTTGTATGCAATTGCAACTGCAAGTCGCTGAATGGGACTTGAAACATCGTTTTCCTGAGGCCTTTACCTTTGAGCGCATTGAAACCAACATAAAAAAGAACAACCAACATCTTTCTAGAATCACTCGTTTGGTAGATCAGATTCTGGATGAATCAAAAATTTCTCAAGGACGCCTCATTATGCTCTTTGAGCATTTTGACCTGAGCGAGATGGTAGTGGACCTCATTGAGCAGTACAAAGTTACGGCCGAGTTTTCTGGAGTGGAGGTCCTCTTCTCTCCGACAGAAAAAGTAAGCGGGATGTGGGACAGATTTCGACTAGAACAGGTCTTTCTCAATCTGCTTATCAACGGAATTCGTTACGGGAATAGAAAACCGATACATATTACGGTAAAAAAAGAAGGCAATAAGGCCCTTCTTTCAGTCAGAGATGAGGGTATTGGCATCAAGTCAGAAGATCAAAAAAGAATATTTGAACGCTTTGAGCGGGCCTCACACGACAAAGAAGTGAATGGTCTCGGCCTCGGGTTATATATTGCCAATAAAATTGTTACTGACCATGGCGGCGAAATACGTCTTGAAAGTGAATTTGGTAAAGGTTCAAAATTTATAGTCGTCTTACCTCTCTGA
- a CDS encoding GNAT family N-acetyltransferase, which yields MNFSIKQCSVDDAELYTRHCITHMREKGIGGIYAHPFPTNHKWDEAEFLDKIVKSLSSKPFSPNWSMIWVAVVDGKFVGHVNLKCGGVEAQVHRMRLGIGIENDYRSQGIGKALMDEALSWAKKQTQISWIDLSVFAHNVVARKLYSGLGFKEQGTIQDALRVENEMIDDVQMTLKLSSL from the coding sequence ATGAACTTCTCGATCAAACAATGTTCAGTAGATGATGCCGAGCTTTATACTCGTCACTGTATTACTCATATGCGTGAGAAGGGTATTGGGGGTATTTATGCTCATCCATTTCCTACTAATCACAAGTGGGATGAAGCTGAGTTTCTGGATAAAATTGTTAAGAGCTTAAGCTCAAAACCTTTTTCCCCAAACTGGTCAATGATCTGGGTCGCAGTTGTAGATGGAAAATTTGTGGGCCATGTAAACCTAAAATGTGGAGGAGTTGAGGCCCAGGTTCATCGCATGCGTTTAGGAATTGGAATTGAAAATGATTACCGTTCTCAAGGAATAGGCAAGGCCCTGATGGACGAGGCCCTTTCATGGGCAAAAAAACAAACTCAAATTTCATGGATCGATCTCAGTGTTTTTGCACATAACGTAGTGGCGCGAAAATTGTACTCGGGTCTTGGATTTAAAGAGCAAGGAACTATTCAAGATGCCCTTCGTGTAGAAAACGAAATGATTGATGATGTGCAGATGACTCTTAAGCTTTCCTCGTTGTGA